From Micromonospora echinospora:
GTCCTTGCCGCAGTTCGGGCCGTACCGTTCCTCGGTCTGCTCACCGCGGGCCTGCGCGGCCTCGCACTCCGTGATCGTGCGCTTCCACTCCTCCGTCGCCCGCTGGTACTGGGCCCGGGAGTCGGCCTCCGCCGCCGCCACCACCGTCGGCGAGAGCTTCTGGCTGGAGAAGCTGAACGCCGTGGCCACGGTGGCCAGGCCGACGAGCAGCAGGACGAGCATGAGCCGGGTCAGCCGGCGCTTGCCGAGCCGGCGCAGCTCGGTGACGAACAGGCTCATGCGCCCCAACCTCCTGCGGTACCGGTCTGGTCGACCTTGGCGGACTGATCGACCTGCCGGTGCTGGCCGGGAACCGGCGCGGTGGCGGTCAGTTCCAGGAAGACGCTCTCCAGGTCGACGGCGACCGGGGTGAGCTCGCTGACGTACAGGCCCTGCTCGGCGAGGAGCCGGCTGACAGTGGCGGGCTTGTCCACTCCGGACAACAGCAGGTGGTCCGGCTCGGCGGCCACGCGGACCCCGGCCCGGCTGAGCGCGTCCGCGGCCTGGGGCAGGTCGCTGACCGCCTCCAGGCGTACCCGCACGGCGCCCTGGGAATGGGCCGCGAGCACCTGCTCGACCGGCCCGAACGCGACCCGGCGGCCGAGCGAGATGATGGTGACCGAGTCGCAGATCAGCTGGATCTCACCGAGGATGTGGCTGGAGAGCACCACCGTCATGCCGCTCTCGGACAGTTCCCGCATCAGCCCGCGCATCTCCCGGATGCCGCCCGGGTCGAGGCCGTTGGCGGGCTCGTCGAGGATCAGCAGCTTGGGGTTCTTGAGCAGCGCGGAGGCGACGGCCAGTCGCTGCTTCATGCCGAGCGAGTAGGTCTTGACCCGCTCGCCGGCCCGGTCGCGCAGCCCGACCAGTTCCAGCACCTCGTCGACGCGCTGCTTGGGCAGCTCGCCGGCTTGGGCGAGCAGGCCCAGGGTGTCCCGCGCGGAGAAGTTCGGGAAGAACTGCGGACTCTCCACGATGGCGCCGACCTGCCCGGCGACCGCCGGCAACGCGTGCGGCAGCTCCTGGCCGAGAATGGTCATCCGGCCGCCGTTGGGCCGGATCAGGCCGAGCAGCGTACGCAACGTGGTGGTCTTGCCCGACCCGTTCGGGCCGAGGAAGCCGTGCACCTGCCCGGCCTCGACTCGCATGTCGAAGCCGTCGAGCGCGTGGCGGACCCCGCGCTTCCGGCTCCGGTACGTCTTGCGGAGACCTTCGATCTCCAGGACAGCCGACACAGCTGACCTCCCCCGATAAGTAGGCGTCAGCGACACCATACGCGGTATGCACGCGAAGGCAATACCCGGTATGCAGTGTCGGCGTGTTGAGGCGTGTTAAAAGGGGGCCCCTCCTCTACCGCAGGCGTTAAGAAGGGGCCCTTCCTTGCGCCGTCAGGCGCAGACGACGTGCACGCCCGCCTCGCGGAACGCCGCCACCACGTCCGGGGACGCGCCGGAGTCGGTGACCAGCGTCTCCACCCGGTCCACCGCGCAGATCCTGGCGAACGCGTGCCCGCCCAGCTTCGAGGAATCAGCTATCACCACCACCCGCTTGGCGCGGGCGACCATGAGGCTGTTCATGGCCGCCTCCCCCTCGTGGTGCGCGGCGGCGCCGAGCTGCGGGTCGATCGCGTCCACGCCGAGCAGCGCGACGTCCAGGGTGACCTCGCGCAGCAGCGCCCCACCCAGCGGACCGACCAGCTCGAACGACTTGGGCCGGACCACGCCGCCGGCCACCACCACCTTCATCCGCGAGCGCACCAGCAGCTCGTTGGCGATGTTCAGCGCGTTGGTGACCACCGTGAGCTGGGCGCCCTCCGCGCTGGTGTTGAGGTCCGGGCGCACGGCCAGCGCCCGGGCGACCTCGGTGCTCGTGGTGCCGCCGTTGAGGCCGACCACGGTGCCCGGGGAGACGAGCGCGGCGGCCGCCGTGCCGATCCGCTGCTTCTCGGCCGAGTGCTTAGCGGTCTTGTAGCGCAGCGGCAGGTCGTAGGAGACGCCGTTGGCGACCGCGCCACCCCTGGTCCGGGTGATCATCTGCTGCTGGGCGAGCTGGTCGAAGTCGCGCCGAATGGTGGCCTGGGAGACGTCCAGCCGGTCGGCCGCCTCCTCGACGGTGACCCGGCCGCTGTCGGTCAGCATCTCCAGCAGCGCGTTCCAGCGCGCGTAGCGGTCCACCGCGGGGGCCTCCCCTGACTATGCGTGAACGGTGATCGGTTGCGTGCACACTAGTGCGCGAAACTCAGTCCGCGCAAAAGCCTTCGCTGCGCGAACTTGGAGACAGTTGCCACAACCACGCCACTTCGCGCAGAATGACGCGCGAAAGACGGCAGTATCGCGCCGTATTGCGCAAGGTTTTCTCGGCGAGGAGTTGTCATGGCGTACGTGCACGCGGAGATCGCGAGCCAGCCCGACTGCTGGCGGGAGGCGGCGCGACTCGCCCCGACCGTCGCCGAGCGCCTGCCGCGCCCCGGCGAGCGGGTAGCGGTGGTCGGTTGCGGCACGTCATGGTTCATGGCCATGGCGTACGCCGGGCTGCGCGAGGCCGCCGGCCACGGCGAGACCGACGCCTTCCAGGCCAGCGAGTTCCCCACCGGCCGCCACTACGACCGGCTCATCGCGATCACCCGCTCCGGCACCACCACCGAGGTGCTCGACCTGCTCACCGCGCTGCGCGGGCGGATCCCCACCACGGTCCTGGTCGGCGACCCGGACTCGGCCGCCGTCGCGACGGCCGACGCCACTGTCGCGCTGCCTTTCGCCGACGAACGGTCGGTGGTGCAGACCCGCTTCGCCACCACCGCGCTCGCGCTGCTGCGCGCCCACCTCGGCGAGGACCTCAGCCGGCTGGCCGCCGACGCGGAGGTGGCCGTCCGGGCCCCGCTGCCGATCGACCCGGCCGGCATCGAGCAGGTCACCTTCCTCGGCCGCGGCTGGACCGTCGGGCTGGCCCAGGAGGCCGCGCTGAAGTGCCGCGAGGCGGCCACGTTCTGGGCCGAGGCGTACCCGGCCATGGACTACCGGCACGGCCCGATCTCGGTCGCCGCCCCCGGCCGGCTGGTGTGGGCGCTCGGCGAGATCCCGGACGGCCTGCCCGAGGACGTGGCCGCCACCGGCGCCGCGTTCGTGCACAGCCGCACGCACGGCTGGCGCACGGTGCTGACGAGCTGGTCGGCCGGCCGCAACCCGGTCGACCCGATGGCCGACCTGATCCTGGCACAGCGCTTCGCTGTCGCGCTCGCGACCACCCGTGGCCTCGACCCGGACGCGCCGCGTCACCTGACCCGGTCCGTGGTCCTGGCATGAGCGAACGCACCGAGCGCAGCGAGGGCCGTGAGCGCATGCCCAGCCAGCACGGCATGAGCGAACGCACCGAGCGCAGCGAGGGCCGTGAGCGCATGCCCAGCCAGCACGGCATGAGCGAACGCACCGAGCGCAGCGAGGGCCGTGAGCGCATGCCCAGCCAGCACGGCATGAGCGAGCGAAGCGAGCCCACGGCGTGAGCTCGGGCGACGAGGTCGTCGTCGCGCTGGACGTGGGCGGCACCGGGATGAAGTGCGCCCTGGTCCGGCCGGACGGCACGACTGTGCACACCGAACGGCACGCCACCGACGCCCAGCGTGGACCGGAGGCCGTGGTCGGCACGATCCTCGACGTGGCCGAAGGACTGGCCGGCAAGGCCCGCGCCGACGGCCACACGCCGGTGGCCTGCGGCATCGCCGTACCCGGGGTGGTCGACGAGGCGCGCGGCGTGGCGGTCTGGTCGGCCAACGTGGGCTTCCGGGACGTACCCCTGCGGGAGCTGGCGCGCACGCGGCTCGGACTGCCCGCGGCGCTCGGCCACGACGTGCGCGTGGGCGGCCTGGCCGAGGCGCGGCTCGGGGCCGGGCGGGACGCCGGCCACGTGCTGTTCGTCGCGATCGGCACCGGCATCGCCGCCGCCCACGTGGTCGACGGGTCGGCCGCCACCGGCGCGCACGGCGCCGCCGGGGAGATCGGCCACATCCTGGTACGCCCCGGCGGCCCGCGCTGCGGATGCGGGCGGACCGGCTGCCTGGAGGCGGTGTCGTCGGCCTCGGCGATCGGACGCCGGTACGCCGAGCTGTCCGGCGCGCCCACCACCGCGGCCGAGGTGGCCGACCGGGCGGCCGCCGGTGAACCGCTCGCCGTCGAGGTGTGGCAGGAAGCGGTCGAGGCGCTCGCCGACGGACTCGCCACCGGGCAGGCGCTCTACGATGTGTCGACAGTGGTGCTCGGCGGCGGGCTGGCCCAGGCCGGTCCCCGGCTGTTCGACCCGCTGCGGCGGGCGTTGCGCGAGCGGCTGACGTTCCACCGCGAGCCGCGCCTGGTCGCGGCCGGCCTCGGGGACGAGGCCGGCTGCCTCGGCGCCGCCCTGCTGGCCCTGGACACCCTGGCGAAGGAGAGTCGATGACCCGGCGCGTGACCGGCAAGGTGGTGACCCCGACCGGCGTCGTCCGGCAGGGTTGCGTGGAGATCGCGGACGGGCGGATCACCGCCGTGGCCGAGTATCCGTCGGTGCGCGACGGGCACTGGATCGTGCCGGGCTTCGTGGACATGCACACCCACGGCGGCGGCGGGCACACGTTCACCACGGGTGACCCGGAGGCGGCGCGGCAGGCCGCCGCGTTCCACCTCGGGCACGGCACCACCACGCTGCTGGCCAGCCTGGTCAGTTCCCCGTTCGAGCTGATGCGCGACGCCGCCGCCGCCTACCGCCCGCTGGTGGAGGAGGGCGTGCTCGCCGGCGTCCACTTCGAAGGTCCGTACCTGTCGGCCGACCGTTGCGGCGCGCAGAACCCGGAGTTCCTGCGTGACCCCTCCACCGCCGAGCTGAGCGAGCTGATCGAGCTGGGCGGCGGCGCGGTGCGCATGGTCACGCTCGCCCCGGAGCGGGACGGCGCCACCAAGGCGATCGAACTGCTGGTCGCGCAGGGCGTGGTGGCGGCGGTCGGGCACACCGACGCCACCTGGGAGCAGACCCGGGCCGCGGTGGCCGCCGGCGCCACTGTCGGCACCCACCTGTTCAACGGCATGCGCCCGGTGCACCACCGCGAGCCCGGCCCGGTGGTGGCGCTGCTGGAGGCCCCGAACGTGGTGTGCGAGCTGGTCGCCGACGGGGTGCACCTGCACGACGGCATGCTCGGCTTCGCCACCTCGGTGGCCGGCCCGGAGCGGGCCGCGCTGATCACCGACGCGATGGCCGCCGCCGGCATGCCCGACGGTGAGTACGAGCTGGGCGGCCAGGCGGTCACCGTGGCCGGCGGGGTGGCCCGGCTCACCCACAACGGCGCGATCGCCGGCAGCACGCTCACCATGGACGCCGCGCTGCGGCACGCGGTCGGCGCGGGCGTGGCCCTGCCGGACGCCTGCCGCATGGTCGCCACCACCCCGGCCCGCGCGATCGGGCTGGGCGACCGGGTCGGCGCGCTGCGCACCGGTCTGCGCGCGGACCTGGTGGTGCTCGACGACGACCTGAACGTGGTGCGGGTGATGCGCGGCGGCGACTGGGTGGAGTGATCCGCCCGGGCGTCAGACGCTGGGCACCTCGACGCCGAGCACCGCCTGCTCGTCCGGGCGGTGCACCAGCACGTCGGCCAGGTACGACTGCACCGCCTTACGCATCCCGACGTCCCGCCCGGCCTGCTCGGAGAGCAGCCACTTGTGCTCGATGATCTGGGCGAACAGCTCCTGCGGCTCCAGCTTGCGCCGCAGGTGCCCGGGGACCGCCCGGACCACCGGCTCGAAGACCTCGGTCAGCCAGCGGTGCGCCGCCTGCTGCTCGTCGGTCAGGTCGCTCTCCAGCCGGTAGGCGTCCAGGTCGTTGAGGAGCCTGCGGGCCTGGTTCTCCTCCGCGTCCAGGCCGGTAAGGCGCAGCAGCCGCCGGGTGTGGTAGCCGGCGTCGACCACCTTCGGCCGGACCAGGTAGCGCCCGTTGTCGGCTGTGGACATGGCCACCTCGGCCACGTCGAATCCCAGCTCGTTGAGGCGGCGGATGCGGCGCTCGATGTCGTGCCGGGCGGCGCGCTCGACCTGCTGCTCGTAGGTGATCTCGTGCCAGAGCCGCTCGTAGCGCCGCACGACCTCCTCGCAGACCACCTCCGGGTCGATCGACTCGTGCAGCAGGCCGGCGGCCTGGAGGTCGAGCGCCTCGCCGAAGATGTTGACCCGGGCGATCTCCAGGTCCTCGCCGCGCTGGCCGTTGGACAGCGACGGGTGCAGCGCCCCGGTCTCGGCGTCGACCAGGTAGGCGGCGAACGCGCCCGCGTCCCGCCGGAACAACGTGTTCGACAGCGAGCAGTCGCCCCAGAAGAACCCGGTCAGGTGCATCCGCACGATCAGCGCGGCCAGCGCGTCCAGCAGCCGGTTCATCGTCTCCGGGCGCAGCGTGTTGGAGAACAGCGCCCGGTAGGGCAGCGAGAACTGGAGGTGCCGGGTGATCAGCACCGGGTCCAGCGGCTCGCCGTCGTCGGTCTGCCGGTCGGCCACGATCGCGACGGCCTCGACCGACGGGAAGTCGATCCGTTCCAGCGCCCGCAGCAGGTCGTACTCGCGCTCGGCGACCCGCTCGCCGGTCTCCTTCACCGCGTAGACGTACCCGCCGAGCCGGACGAACCGCACGATGTGCCGGGAGATGCCCTGCGGCAACGCGACCAGGTGCTCGGCAGGCCACTGCTCCAGCGGGGTCGACCAGGGGAGGTCGAGCAGCGCCGGGTCGACGAGAGCCGAGGTGATCCGCACGGCAACCAGTGTGACCGCTGACCCCGCGCCGCGCTTCCCTTCGTGGCTCGGCACACAGCCGCCGATGCCCGCGCCGCCCGGCCGCCGCCCGCGGCCGGTAGCGTGGTCGCGTGCGTCAGACCTCGGGGGTACGCGGTGACCTGCGGCTGCGGCCGGTCCGGCCGGCCGGGTGGTGGTTCGACGGACTGCTGCTCGTGGCAGTGGTGGCGCTGACCGTCGCGCTCGCCTCCGGGCACCTGTTCGGCCTCGACCGGGCGGTCGCCGACTGGTCGGACGAGCACCGCCCGACCGCCGCCCGCTGGGTGGCGATGACGTTGAACCTGCTCGGCCAGGGCACCCCGCTGACGCTGCTCGCGGCCGGGCTGGGCGTGCTGCTGGCGCTGCGGCTGCGCTCGGTGCGGCCGCTGCTGCCGCCGGTGGTCGGGTTCGTGCTCACGTTCTTCACGATCGGCCCGCTGAAGGTGTGGACGGCCCGTCCGGCGCCGAGCGCCTCGGTCAAGGAGCCGTTTCTGTCGCCCGAGCAGACGCTGCCACTGTTCCAGCACGACCTGCCGGTGCGCTTCGCGCAGTCGTACCCGTCCGGGCACGTCGCCAACGCGATCGTCTGGTACGGCGTGCTGGCCCTGCTGCTGGCTCCGCTCGTGCGCACGCTCGGCCGGACCGTGCCGCCCCGGCTGGTCACGGTGATCCGGGTGGTGCCTCCGGCGGTGGTCTTCTGCACCACCGTCTACCTGGGCTGGCACTGGCTCACCGACTCGGTCGCCGGGCTGCTGCTCGGCCTGCTGCTGGACCGGCTGCTGCGCCGGGTGCCCTGGGACGACCTGCCGCTGCCCCGCCGCCTCGGCGACTGGGGCCGGCCGGTCGCGTGGTCCGCGCCGCCCGCCACCTCCGCGACGCGGTGACGGGCGGGCGCGGCGCTCAGCCGGCCGGGCGGATCTCCACGATGCTGATCCGGGTACGGGTGCTGTAGGTCAGCCTGCGGCGGTGGTCGTCGTCCTCCGGCC
This genomic window contains:
- a CDS encoding ATP-binding cassette domain-containing protein, translated to MSAVLEIEGLRKTYRSRKRGVRHALDGFDMRVEAGQVHGFLGPNGSGKTTTLRTLLGLIRPNGGRMTILGQELPHALPAVAGQVGAIVESPQFFPNFSARDTLGLLAQAGELPKQRVDEVLELVGLRDRAGERVKTYSLGMKQRLAVASALLKNPKLLILDEPANGLDPGGIREMRGLMRELSESGMTVVLSSHILGEIQLICDSVTIISLGRRVAFGPVEQVLAAHSQGAVRVRLEAVSDLPQAADALSRAGVRVAAEPDHLLLSGVDKPATVSRLLAEQGLYVSELTPVAVDLESVFLELTATAPVPGQHRQVDQSAKVDQTGTAGGWGA
- a CDS encoding DeoR/GlpR family DNA-binding transcription regulator translates to MDRYARWNALLEMLTDSGRVTVEEAADRLDVSQATIRRDFDQLAQQQMITRTRGGAVANGVSYDLPLRYKTAKHSAEKQRIGTAAAALVSPGTVVGLNGGTTSTEVARALAVRPDLNTSAEGAQLTVVTNALNIANELLVRSRMKVVVAGGVVRPKSFELVGPLGGALLREVTLDVALLGVDAIDPQLGAAAHHEGEAAMNSLMVARAKRVVVIADSSKLGGHAFARICAVDRVETLVTDSGASPDVVAAFREAGVHVVCA
- a CDS encoding SIS domain-containing protein yields the protein MAYVHAEIASQPDCWREAARLAPTVAERLPRPGERVAVVGCGTSWFMAMAYAGLREAAGHGETDAFQASEFPTGRHYDRLIAITRSGTTTEVLDLLTALRGRIPTTVLVGDPDSAAVATADATVALPFADERSVVQTRFATTALALLRAHLGEDLSRLAADAEVAVRAPLPIDPAGIEQVTFLGRGWTVGLAQEAALKCREAATFWAEAYPAMDYRHGPISVAAPGRLVWALGEIPDGLPEDVAATGAAFVHSRTHGWRTVLTSWSAGRNPVDPMADLILAQRFAVALATTRGLDPDAPRHLTRSVVLA
- a CDS encoding ROK family protein, which produces MSSGDEVVVALDVGGTGMKCALVRPDGTTVHTERHATDAQRGPEAVVGTILDVAEGLAGKARADGHTPVACGIAVPGVVDEARGVAVWSANVGFRDVPLRELARTRLGLPAALGHDVRVGGLAEARLGAGRDAGHVLFVAIGTGIAAAHVVDGSAATGAHGAAGEIGHILVRPGGPRCGCGRTGCLEAVSSASAIGRRYAELSGAPTTAAEVADRAAAGEPLAVEVWQEAVEALADGLATGQALYDVSTVVLGGGLAQAGPRLFDPLRRALRERLTFHREPRLVAAGLGDEAGCLGAALLALDTLAKESR
- the nagA gene encoding N-acetylglucosamine-6-phosphate deacetylase — its product is MTRRVTGKVVTPTGVVRQGCVEIADGRITAVAEYPSVRDGHWIVPGFVDMHTHGGGGHTFTTGDPEAARQAAAFHLGHGTTTLLASLVSSPFELMRDAAAAYRPLVEEGVLAGVHFEGPYLSADRCGAQNPEFLRDPSTAELSELIELGGGAVRMVTLAPERDGATKAIELLVAQGVVAAVGHTDATWEQTRAAVAAGATVGTHLFNGMRPVHHREPGPVVALLEAPNVVCELVADGVHLHDGMLGFATSVAGPERAALITDAMAAAGMPDGEYELGGQAVTVAGGVARLTHNGAIAGSTLTMDAALRHAVGAGVALPDACRMVATTPARAIGLGDRVGALRTGLRADLVVLDDDLNVVRVMRGGDWVE
- a CDS encoding DUF4032 domain-containing protein, whose translation is MRITSALVDPALLDLPWSTPLEQWPAEHLVALPQGISRHIVRFVRLGGYVYAVKETGERVAEREYDLLRALERIDFPSVEAVAIVADRQTDDGEPLDPVLITRHLQFSLPYRALFSNTLRPETMNRLLDALAALIVRMHLTGFFWGDCSLSNTLFRRDAGAFAAYLVDAETGALHPSLSNGQRGEDLEIARVNIFGEALDLQAAGLLHESIDPEVVCEEVVRRYERLWHEITYEQQVERAARHDIERRIRRLNELGFDVAEVAMSTADNGRYLVRPKVVDAGYHTRRLLRLTGLDAEENQARRLLNDLDAYRLESDLTDEQQAAHRWLTEVFEPVVRAVPGHLRRKLEPQELFAQIIEHKWLLSEQAGRDVGMRKAVQSYLADVLVHRPDEQAVLGVEVPSV
- a CDS encoding phosphatase PAP2 family protein → MRLRPVRPAGWWFDGLLLVAVVALTVALASGHLFGLDRAVADWSDEHRPTAARWVAMTLNLLGQGTPLTLLAAGLGVLLALRLRSVRPLLPPVVGFVLTFFTIGPLKVWTARPAPSASVKEPFLSPEQTLPLFQHDLPVRFAQSYPSGHVANAIVWYGVLALLLAPLVRTLGRTVPPRLVTVIRVVPPAVVFCTTVYLGWHWLTDSVAGLLLGLLLDRLLRRVPWDDLPLPRRLGDWGRPVAWSAPPATSATR